A section of the Rhipicephalus sanguineus isolate Rsan-2018 chromosome 11, BIME_Rsan_1.4, whole genome shotgun sequence genome encodes:
- the LOC119375514 gene encoding chitinase-3-like protein 1: protein MPPLQLRPRSIRSTRSASGTPSHGGGLAPRNFNVSDIPAELCDAVIYSHVTIDNNTGQVKLTEKELELDPEAKAYSKSFFYNPIWMLPPHRAFREMSELKKRNPKLKLLLAIGGPHETIDRYWQFIPQMHLWRDMAISIAQWVKTYGFDGIVLDFFSGTRTAHDSEWLWSTAKLIDHFIWQIGQRFKEVLGEVAHHPHLPAFDSSTHYLFDINRLSQQVNFFFVKSSDCLEFPRGAGLNVSRTMDMSDIDRIELIVKRGAERTRVVPEVPLSGRTYLATGAGIGRHTVFAGQPGNYTKQQGFLSSFEVCDQLQSGWQQGRSSHDSCPYLKNDDDYVAYEDEESVRKKASMIIGRKFRGAVVTSVDLDDYNSKCAGKSNLVKVLRSSFDAATPDMDYPYNPPTAPWWGEDIFKLMPTTAPPPKRTTTRPPEVSTEPQEKQTAGTKTPKKGQPVTSSVTLPASRVPPTVPNTPEEVAPTAISTAPVSGEPLTTTPAESSSKSSTLATGTTEAVTKSSDDICKGVKPNAMLPHESDCSKYYHCVHSKPHLQNCAPGTIFDIERQICNWPAITNRPECKLS from the exons CCGCCACTGCAGCTTCGGCCAAGAAGCATACGTTCTACACGTTCTGCTTCTGGGACGCCTTCTCACGGTGGCGGCCTAGCGCCGCGCAACTTCAACGTGAGTGACATTCCCGCCGAGCTGTGTGACGCGGTCATCTACTCCCACGTGACCATCGACAACAACACCGGCCAGGTGAAGCTAACCGAAAAGGAACTGGAACTAG ACCCGGAGGCAAAGGCTTATTCGAAATCATTCTTCTACAATCCGATTTGGATGCTACCCCCACATC GCGCATTCCGCGAAATGAGCGAGCTGAAGAAGCGCAACCCGAAGCTGAAGCTCCTCCTCGCCATAGGAGGCCCGCACGAGACCATCGACAGGTACTGGCAGTTCATACCGCAGATGCACCTCTGGCGGGACATGGCGATCAGCATAGCGCAGTGGGTCAAGACGTACGGCTTCGACGGAATTGTACTCGACTTCTTCTCGGGCACAAGGACGGCGCACGACTCCGAGTGGTTGTGGAGCACTGCCAAACTGATAGATCATTTCATCTGG caAATAGGCCAGAGGTTCAAGGAAGTACTCGGCGAAGTGGCACATCATCCTCACCTGCCCGCTTTCGACAGTTCCACGCACTACCTATTCGACATCAATAGACTCTCGCA gcAGGTGAACTTTTTCTTTGTTAAAAGCAGCGACTGCCTAGAATTTCCGCGAGGTGCAGGGCTGAACGTATCAAGGACCATGGACATGTCTGAT ATTGACAGAATCGAACTCATCGTGAAAAGAGGAGCCGAGCGCACGAGAGTTGTTCCGGAAGTTCCCCTCTCAGGTCGCACCTACTTGGCCACGGGTGCGGGCATAGGTAGGCACACTGTGTTCGCCGGGCAGCCAGGTAATTACACCAAGCAGCAAGGCTTCCTGTCATCATTTGAG GTTTGCGACCAGCTTCAAAGCGGTTGGCAGCAGGGGCGCTCCAGTCATGACTCCTGCCCGTATCTAAAGAATGACGACGACTACGTTGCCTACGAAGATGAAGAGAGCGTTCGTAAAAAG GCAAGCATGATCATTGGCCGAAAGTTCAGAGGCGCGGTCGTCACGAGCGTAGACCTGGACGACTACAATTCCAAATGCGCGGGAAAGTCTAACCTCGTGAAAGTCCTTCGCTCCAGCTTCGACGCAGCGACACCCGACATGGACTACCCTTACAATCCACCGACGGCCCCGTGGTGGGGCGAGGACATCTTCAAACTGATGCCCACCACGGCACCGCCTCCGAAGCGGACAACGACCAGACCGCCGGAGGTGTCGACAGAGCCTCAGGAGAAACAGACAGCGGGCACGAAGACTCCTAAAAAGGGCCAGCCAGTGACGTCTTCCGTGACGTTACCTGCCTCGAGAGTACCGCCAACGGTTCCGAATACACCGGAGGAGGTAGCGCCAACCGCGATATCCACCGCGCCTGTCAGCGGTGAACCACTGACAACGACACCTGCGGAATCGTCTTCGAAGTCATCGACACTCGCCACTGGCACTACCGAAGCGGTGACAAAGAGTAGCGACGACATCTGCAAGGGGGTTAAACCaaacgctatgctgccgcacgagtcAGACTGTAGCAAGTACTATCACTGCGTGCACTCCAAGCCGCACCTCCAGAACTGTGCACCGGGAACAATATTCGACATCGAGCGGCAAATATGCAACTGGCCGGCGATCACCAACAGACCCGAATGCAAGCTTTCGTGA